A region of the Peredibacter starrii genome:
AACCGCATTGGAAATGTGCCATTTCAAAATCCGACAATCCGGCCCGCAAAATGGCCCATACTTTGGAACTTACTCATAACGGAGAGACCTGGATTGGTGTGAACACGGCCAACGCCAACAAGCTCGCTCATCTGTGGCTCAAAAACGGTCTTATCTCAGAGCTGACTGGTTACTCAGTTATCCAACCGGAAAAGAAAATTGGTGAAAGCCGAATTGATTTTTATCTTGAGGGTCACACAACTCTTCCTTCTTGTTACGTGGAAGTAAAAAACGTGACTTTAAAACTTGATGGAATCGCCCAGTTCCCGGACGCCGTTTCAGAACGCGGCCAGAAGCATCTTAAAGAGCTGATGCAGCTCAAGAAAGAAGGTCATCGTGCGGCGATGCTCTACGTTGTTCAACGTGAAGACGTGGATCAAATGAAGCCGGCCCATGGGATTGATAAGGTCTACGGGCAACTTTTAGCAGAAGCTCACGCAGTGGGTGTGGAAATTCTTGTGTATCAATGTAAAATGGGAACTAGCGAAATAGGCTTTGGAAAATCACTTCCATTTCTATTGAGGTAAGTTTGCTTAAATTAGTTTTCTTCACTAAGGATCGCCGTCTTAAAGTGCGCTTGGCACTTCCAGGGGACGATTTCTCAACTTCAAAAACCTGGCAGGATAAAATCGAGTTTATTATCTCGAATTCGGGCCAGTTTATGATGGTGTGGACTTCACTTCTTCCCGATCTTGATCCGGAATATGCTGAGTCCCTGGTAGAGCTCGTGGGAGCGCGCTACCCCATATCACCCGATTACGAAGCACTTAAAAAACTTCATCCCGGCATTGCCTTCCAAAATGAGACTGATGAATGGGTCTTCTTCGGCGGAAGTTTTAATCCCTGGCACGATGGCCATCAGGCCTGCTTAACACTTATGCCAGAGGACAAGGTTTGTTTAATTCTCCCTGATCGAAATCCCCATAAAGAAATGCGGGAACTAAGTCCCGTGGCAACGATCCTAGAAATTAGTGCTCACGCCAAATTAAAGAACCAACAATACATCGTTCCAACTTTCCTTTTAGAGAATAAGCAGAATCCGACAGTGAATTGGGTGGAGAAATTTAAAAACGATTATCCCACTCATAGGATCTCACTCCTTATGGGCTTTGATAGTTTCTCTAATCTCAGAAACTGGACCCGCGCAGAAGATCTCATTCCACTTCTGGACACAGTTTATGTGGTCTCACGCCTGGAAGACGATAAGGATCGCCGCGAGGCCCTGGATCATGCCCACGCTCGTGGACCGCGACTCAATGTTGTGTTTCTTGGGAAGCATGAATTTGAAGACGTCTCTTCAACCGAAATTAGATTACGCCAAAAATAAAAGGGGA
Encoded here:
- a CDS encoding nucleotidyl transferase family protein, with product MLKLVFFTKDRRLKVRLALPGDDFSTSKTWQDKIEFIISNSGQFMMVWTSLLPDLDPEYAESLVELVGARYPISPDYEALKKLHPGIAFQNETDEWVFFGGSFNPWHDGHQACLTLMPEDKVCLILPDRNPHKEMRELSPVATILEISAHAKLKNQQYIVPTFLLENKQNPTVNWVEKFKNDYPTHRISLLMGFDSFSNLRNWTRAEDLIPLLDTVYVVSRLEDDKDRREALDHAHARGPRLNVVFLGKHEFEDVSSTEIRLRQK
- the sfsA gene encoding DNA/RNA nuclease SfsA; this encodes MKWDKPLTEAVLLKRYKRFLADIQLGDDTFTAHVPNTGSMTSCWEPHWKCAISKSDNPARKMAHTLELTHNGETWIGVNTANANKLAHLWLKNGLISELTGYSVIQPEKKIGESRIDFYLEGHTTLPSCYVEVKNVTLKLDGIAQFPDAVSERGQKHLKELMQLKKEGHRAAMLYVVQREDVDQMKPAHGIDKVYGQLLAEAHAVGVEILVYQCKMGTSEIGFGKSLPFLLR